One Capra hircus breed San Clemente chromosome 29, ASM170441v1, whole genome shotgun sequence genomic region harbors:
- the LOC102171954 gene encoding olfactory receptor 10G4-like has product MTNMSLVTTFILMGLPHAPELDMLLFGIFLVTYVLTVVGNLLILLVITVDPRLHTPMYYLLSNLSFIDMWFSTVTVPKMLMTLVSPEGSPISFPSCVAQLYSFHFLGSTECFLYTVMAYDRFLAISYPLRYASIMNGRMCAILTTTTWLSGSVHSAAQTTLTFHLPFCGPNQIQHYFCDAPPILKLACADTSANELVIFVNIGVMASGCFLLIVLSYVSIVHSILKIRTSEGRWRAFQTCASHCTVVLCFYGPLVFIYLRPGSKEAVDRIVAVFYTVVTPLLNPVVYTLRNKEVKKALLNLKKCIHRANNLCNEDTLT; this is encoded by the coding sequence ATGACGAACATGAGCCTAGTGACAACGTTCATCCTCATGGGCCTTCCCCATGCGCCAGAGCTGGACATGCTCCTCTTTGGGATCTTCCTGGTGACCTATGTCCTCACTGTGGTGGGGAACCTACTCATCCTGCTGGTGATCACAGTGGATCCCCGTCTGCACACCCCTATGTACTATCTTCTGAGCAACCTGTCCTTCATTGACATGTGGTTCTCCACAGTCACTGTGCCCAAAATGCTGATGACCCTGGTGTCCCCAGAAGGTAGTCCTATCTCCTTTCCCAGCTGTGTGGCCCAGCTCTACTCCTTCCACTTCCTGGGCAGCACCGAGTGCTTCCTCTACACCgtcatggcctatgaccgcttccTGGCCATCAGTTACCCGCTCAGGTACGCCAGTATAATGAATGGGAGGATGTGTGCCATCCTGACCACAAccacgtggctcagtggctcTGTGCACTCTGCTGCCCAGACCACCCTGACGTTCCATTTGCCCTTCTGTGGACCCAACCAGATCCAGCATTACTTCTGCGATGCACCACCCATCCTCAAACTGGCCTGTGCAGACACCTCTGCCAATGAGTTGGTGATCTTTGTCAACATTGGGGTGATGGCCTCAGGCTGCTTTCTCCTGATAGTGCTGTCCTACGTGTCCATCGTCCATTCCATCCTGAAGATCCGCACCTCAGAGGGGAGATGGAGAGCCTTCCAGACCTGTGCCTCCCACTGCACTGTGGTCCTTTGCTTCTATGGTCCCCTTGTTTTCATTTACCTGAGACCAGGCTCCAAGGAGGCTGTGGACAGGATTGTGGCTGTTTTCTACACTGTGGTGACGCCCCTTCTGAACCCTGTGGTCTACACCCTGCGGAACAAGGAAGTGAAGAAAGCTCTGTTGAACTTAAAGAAGTGCATTCACAGAGCAAATAATCTCTGTAATGAAGATACACTCACTTAA